CCCGGAGGCGACCCACGGGTCGCCTTTTTTGTGGCTTGCTGGAGCGTCCCTCCCTGGAGCAGCCCAACCCTGCGAGAAAGCTGCTGGCGCGTCCAGGCGTGGCGAGGCCCGTCCAGGCGTGTCCAGACGCCGCACCCGGGTCAGTGGATGCTGACCCTGCCATGCCGGGGCCGCCGCATCGCGGGAAAGTGGACCACACTGATCCCAAACGAAATCTTTCGCTGTGAGCCAAGCCCTGTCCTCGTTGGCCCGCATGACGCTCAGGCAGCTGCGCCAAATCGCCAGTGATCTGGGCGTGACCCTTTACAGCCGCAAATCCAAGGACGAGCTGGTGGCCGAGATCAGCTCCCGCAAGGATGAGCCGGCCGACAACCTCAGCCAGGCCGCTCCGTCAGCCGAGGTTCCGCTCGATGAGCCGCCACCGTTGAAGAGCATCGAGGCCTCGATGCCCCCCGCGCCGCGACCCACCGCGGAAACCAGCGTGGTCTTCCTGCCCCGGGATCCCCAGTGGGCCTATGTGTTCTGGGACATCTCCGAGGATGACCGTGCCGCCGCCTTCGCCGCCGGCGCCAACCAGCTCTGCCTGCGCGTCGCCGACGTGACCGGGCTCTCCGGCGGTTCCGCCCATCCCCACACCCTCCAGGAAGTCGTGGTCGACAGCCACGCCACCGAGTGGTATCTGCCGGTGCCCCTGAGCGATCGCGACTACCGGGTGGAGCTGGGCTACCGCAAGGGATCCGGCGGCGGCTGGATCTCTCTGGCCTTCTCCTCCGTTGCCCGGGTTCCGGCCCTCCATCCCAGCGACCAGATCCTGGACCAGTTCGTTCCCTTCACGCTGGAGTCGAGCGCCCCTGTGGCCGTGGCAACGCCCGCCGCACCGCCGGCTCCGCCGGCTGACACCGGCCTGCATGAGCGCCTGTATCAGACCGCCACGTCCCAGTGGCGCCGGATCAGCCGGGGCTCGGAGGCCTTCCATGAGCTCGACACCAGTGGGCTGGACTCCTCCGATCTGAATGCCTCGGGTCTGGGCATCTGGGCAAGCGGGCGCAGCGACTCGGGGATCGGTGGTGTCGCTCCCCGGCAGCGCTCCTTCTGGCTCGTGGCCGATGCCGAACTGATCGTGTACGGCGCCACCGACCCCTCCGCCAAGCTCAGCATCGGCGGAGAGGATGTGCCTCTCTCCGCCGATGGCACCTTCCGGGTTCAGGTGCCATTCCGCGACGGCCGCCAGATCTATCCGATCGAAGCCGTCGCCGCCGATGGGGTGCAGAAACGCAGCATCACCCTCGAGTTCAGCCGCACCACGCCGGAAGACAACAGCAATCCGGCCGACCAGGCTGTGGCTGAGTGGTTCTGAGTCGGTCGCCTGTTCCCATGCGCCTCGTCGTCGCCTTCACCCCGGTCGCCGGGGCGCTCGCCTTTCCGCTGATCGTCCCCCTGGTGCTGCGCTGGGTGGGCCTGCCCGCGGCCGTGCTCTCGGCTGTGCTGGTGGGCACCCTCTGGTTCGTGCTGATGCTGCGCACGGCCGAAATGCCCGGTCACCACTGAACTCCCGCTCTTGAGCAGCGCTTGAGGCAACACTGCCCGCAGCAGTTGTTGCCTCCATGGCCCTCCCCCCTCCGGCGGGCACCACGTCCACCCCGCAGGGGTGCAGGCCGTTGGGGCGCTGGTGCCCCAACGGTCTGGCGCTGCTGCTGCTGGCCTCCCCCCTGGGCCTGGGATGCAGCGCGGCCGCCCGGCTCGGCGGCGTTCCGTCAGCGGCCCCTCCCCTGCCGGCGGGCTTCCAGGTGGTGTTCAACCACCGCGTGGGACCGCGCTACCGCAGCCCGGTGACAGGCCAGTGGCGCTCGGGTGATGACCTGGAGGCCTTCCTGCTGGACAACGTGCGTCAGGCCCGCCGGAGCATCCTGGTGGCCGTCCAGGAGCTGTCCCTGCCCCGCCTGGCGGAGGCCCTGGTGGAGCAGAAGCGCCGCGGCCTTCGCGTGCAGGTGGTGCTCGAGAACAACTACAGCAGCCCTTGGTCAGAGCAGCACCCCGCCGACCTGGAGCCACATCAGCGGCAGCGGCAGGCCCAGCTGCGGGCCCTGGGATGGGGGGATGCGGTGGCGCTCCTGCGCGATGGCGGCGTGCCCATGCTCGATGACACCGCCGACGGCAGTGCTGGCAGCGGCCTGATGCACCACAAGTTCATGGTCATCGACGGGCAGGTGGTGGTGACGGGCTCCGCCAACTTCACGGCCTCCGGGATCCACGGCGACGCCGGTGCCCCCCAGAGCCGCGGCAATGTGAACCACCTGCTCCGGATCGCGAGTCCGGAGCTGGCCAGCCTGTTCACCGCTGAATTCAGACGCCTCTGGGGCGACGGCCCAGGCGGCGCGGCGGACAGCCGCTTCGGAATCGCCAAGGACAGTGGCGGCCTCCAGACGGTGCAGGTGGGCGGCACCGGGGTGAGCGTGCTGTTTGCTCCCCATCGCCGCAGCGATCCCCGGCACGGGCTGCAGTTGCTGGAGACCCTGCTTCTCGACACCCGCCAGCGCGCCGATCTGGCCCTGTTCGTGTTCTCCGACCAACGGCTGGCCGCCGCCCTGGGGCAGCTGCAGGCCCGGGGCGTGGCCATCCGTGTGCTGGCCGATCCCGGCTTCGCCACCCGATCGTTCAGTGAAGTGCTCGATCTTCTCGGTGTGGCGCTGCCGGATCACCGCTGTGGCATCGAGGCGAACAATGCCCCCCTGAAGCAACCGCTGGAGGGCGTGGGCACGCCCAGGCTCGCGGCGGGCGACAAGATGCACCACAAAGTCGCCGTTCTGGATCAGCGCACCGTGATCACGGGATCGTTCAACTGGAGCCCCTCCGCGGCCCATCAGAACGATGAAACGCTCCTGGTGATCCACTCCCCGCTGCTGGCCCGGCACTTCACCGACGAGGTGGATCGCCTCT
This portion of the Cyanobium sp. NIES-981 genome encodes:
- a CDS encoding DUF4912 domain-containing protein encodes the protein MTLRQLRQIASDLGVTLYSRKSKDELVAEISSRKDEPADNLSQAAPSAEVPLDEPPPLKSIEASMPPAPRPTAETSVVFLPRDPQWAYVFWDISEDDRAAAFAAGANQLCLRVADVTGLSGGSAHPHTLQEVVVDSHATEWYLPVPLSDRDYRVELGYRKGSGGGWISLAFSSVARVPALHPSDQILDQFVPFTLESSAPVAVATPAAPPAPPADTGLHERLYQTATSQWRRISRGSEAFHELDTSGLDSSDLNASGLGIWASGRSDSGIGGVAPRQRSFWLVADAELIVYGATDPSAKLSIGGEDVPLSADGTFRVQVPFRDGRQIYPIEAVAADGVQKRSITLEFSRTTPEDNSNPADQAVAEWF
- a CDS encoding phosphatidylserine/phosphatidylglycerophosphate/cardiolipin synthase family protein, producing the protein MALPPPAGTTSTPQGCRPLGRWCPNGLALLLLASPLGLGCSAAARLGGVPSAAPPLPAGFQVVFNHRVGPRYRSPVTGQWRSGDDLEAFLLDNVRQARRSILVAVQELSLPRLAEALVEQKRRGLRVQVVLENNYSSPWSEQHPADLEPHQRQRQAQLRALGWGDAVALLRDGGVPMLDDTADGSAGSGLMHHKFMVIDGQVVVTGSANFTASGIHGDAGAPQSRGNVNHLLRIASPELASLFTAEFRRLWGDGPGGAADSRFGIAKDSGGLQTVQVGGTGVSVLFAPHRRSDPRHGLQLLETLLLDTRQRADLALFVFSDQRLAAALGQLQARGVAIRVLADPGFATRSFSEVLDLLGVALPDHRCGIEANNAPLKQPLEGVGTPRLAAGDKMHHKVAVLDQRTVITGSFNWSPSAAHQNDETLLVIHSPLLARHFTDEVDRLWKGAELGITARLQRKRERQRLRCGSGLQRPPTPAHLRSDPTSHGADGLTIGRQG